One Sulfuricurvum sp. IAE1 DNA segment encodes these proteins:
- the lgt gene encoding prolipoprotein diacylglyceryl transferase, producing the protein MEVWNHIYEHFNPVAFNIFSIPVHWYGLMYVAALFTAFAVAKWIIVKDNIAITKEQLDDFFSWEVFGVILGARLGYVFFYDPNAWYYLTHPWQIFNPFMDGQYVGIRGMSYHGAVIGFLIASYLFVRRSGIPFGRLMDVVAVAVPLGYVFGRIGNFLNQELIGRATDVPWGIYVYDTLRHPSQLYEAFVEGIVVFAVVYLYRKRKAFEGELILLYGFSYGVGRGLVEFFRAPDPQIGYLAGQWLTLGMVLSFAMAGVAALIWIFVRRNIAALKR; encoded by the coding sequence ATGGAAGTCTGGAATCATATATACGAGCATTTTAACCCCGTAGCATTCAACATCTTCTCGATCCCCGTCCACTGGTACGGGCTGATGTATGTCGCGGCACTCTTTACGGCGTTCGCGGTCGCCAAATGGATTATCGTCAAAGACAACATTGCCATTACCAAAGAACAGCTCGACGACTTTTTTTCGTGGGAGGTTTTCGGGGTGATCCTCGGGGCGCGACTGGGGTACGTTTTTTTCTACGACCCGAATGCATGGTATTACCTGACGCACCCGTGGCAGATTTTCAACCCGTTTATGGACGGGCAGTATGTCGGCATCCGGGGGATGAGCTACCACGGCGCGGTGATCGGGTTCCTGATTGCCTCGTATCTTTTCGTCCGTCGCAGCGGAATCCCTTTCGGACGGCTTATGGACGTTGTGGCCGTAGCGGTGCCTCTTGGGTATGTTTTCGGACGGATCGGCAATTTCCTCAACCAGGAACTGATCGGCCGTGCGACCGACGTGCCGTGGGGAATTTACGTCTATGATACTCTCCGCCACCCTTCCCAGCTCTACGAAGCGTTCGTCGAAGGGATCGTGGTTTTCGCGGTCGTCTATCTCTACCGAAAACGCAAGGCTTTCGAGGGGGAATTAATCCTTTTGTACGGGTTCAGTTACGGAGTCGGCCGCGGGCTGGTCGAATTTTTCCGCGCTCCCGACCCGCAGATCGGTTACCTGGCAGGGCAATGGCTGACACTGGGAATGGTACTGAGCTTTGCGATGGCGGGAGTCGCGGCACTTATCTGGATCTTTGTACGACGCAACATTGCGGCTCTCAAGCGTTAG
- a CDS encoding (Fe-S)-binding protein, translating to MTQQGELFNFTATSDACIKCGKCIPVCTIHNVNADEVTSPRGFIDLLGAYERGHLELDRNAKEIFESCFLCTNCTDVCPKALPTDMVIEQVRADIADRYGIAWFKRAFFLLLRHRKLMDVMFKLGYVFQTCGFKIKEQTQSMTPRFSLPIIKKDRLLPSMGKTSFLNSYPEEIDHGGKRRVAIFIGCLGNYSYTEIGKGLVDILEALGIDAFIPKKQLCCGAPAYFTGDFATVDHNAKKNIEYFESFIDEVEAIIIPEATCSAMIKIDYDHYFHDQPEWRERANKLKNKVFMATEWLEQKTELKALLASKGRSDLVVTYHDPCHARKMQGVYKEPRALVGQNYTITEMSDPNACCGFGGVTMQTEKFHYAQAAGKPKAAMIGKSGAQIVTAECSACRMQINNSLHEASVDVIFKNPIELIAEALRQ from the coding sequence ATGACGCAGCAGGGCGAACTTTTCAATTTTACGGCGACATCGGACGCGTGCATCAAATGCGGGAAATGTATCCCCGTCTGTACGATCCACAACGTCAATGCCGACGAAGTCACTTCTCCGCGCGGGTTTATCGACCTTTTGGGCGCATACGAACGTGGTCACCTCGAACTCGACCGAAACGCCAAGGAGATTTTCGAAAGCTGTTTCCTGTGTACCAACTGCACCGACGTTTGTCCCAAGGCGTTGCCGACCGATATGGTGATCGAACAGGTACGGGCCGATATTGCCGACCGCTACGGAATCGCATGGTTCAAACGGGCGTTTTTCCTTCTCCTGCGTCACCGGAAACTGATGGATGTGATGTTCAAACTCGGATACGTATTTCAGACCTGCGGCTTCAAGATCAAAGAACAGACGCAGTCGATGACCCCGCGTTTTTCACTCCCCATCATCAAAAAAGACCGTCTGCTTCCGTCGATGGGGAAAACGTCGTTTCTGAACAGTTATCCCGAAGAGATCGACCACGGCGGGAAGCGTAGGGTCGCTATTTTCATCGGGTGTCTCGGGAACTACAGTTACACCGAAATCGGCAAAGGGCTTGTTGACATTCTCGAAGCGCTGGGGATCGATGCCTTTATCCCAAAAAAACAGCTGTGCTGCGGCGCACCGGCCTATTTTACGGGGGATTTCGCCACTGTCGACCACAATGCAAAGAAAAACATCGAGTATTTCGAGTCGTTCATCGACGAGGTCGAAGCTATCATCATCCCCGAGGCGACGTGCAGCGCGATGATCAAGATCGATTACGACCACTATTTCCACGACCAGCCCGAGTGGCGGGAGAGAGCCAACAAACTCAAAAACAAGGTTTTCATGGCCACCGAGTGGCTGGAACAGAAAACCGAGCTCAAAGCGCTTTTGGCCTCCAAGGGGCGCAGCGATCTGGTGGTCACTTACCATGACCCCTGCCACGCGCGAAAAATGCAGGGGGTTTATAAAGAACCCCGCGCGCTCGTCGGCCAGAATTATACGATCACCGAAATGAGCGATCCTAATGCCTGCTGCGGTTTCGGTGGGGTTACGATGCAGACCGAGAAGTTTCATTACGCGCAGGCCGCCGGAAAACCCAAAGCGGCCATGATCGGTAAAAGCGGGGCACAGATTGTCACCGCCGAGTGCAGCGCCTGCCGTATGCAGATCAACAATTCGCTTCACGAAGCCTCCGTTGACGTCATTTTCAAAAATCCGATCGAACTGATCGCCGAAGCGCTTCGACAATGA
- the hemN gene encoding oxygen-independent coproporphyrinogen III oxidase, translated as MLDFDKFTKYSKPGPRYTSYPTALEFSDAFGYDAYLSKLHAQDSSRPLSLYFHLPFCKNACYFCGCNVVFTSKEDKKERYIDYLIREMAILAEHIDVNRPVIQLHFGGGTPTFFDADQLQRIIAAIKGHFKNFTADAEISCEIDPRHIDEAQMKVMADAGFNRVSFGIQDFDEKVQVAVHRVQPYDITKAAMDLARKYKMVSVNVDLIYGLPYQSLETFKKTLDLAVSLDPDRFAVFNYAHVPWLKKTMRKIDETTLPHPSEKLAIMRYTIDHMAERGYKMIGMDHFAKPEDELFKAIEKGELHRNFQGYTTKGGADLIGIGLTSIGEGADYYAQNFKEMEAYEAAIDAGRLPHERGVALNTDDRIRQYVIMELMSNFKLDIPRFEAAYGVKFAEYFADALDALKPFEADGLLTITPNAIECTPTGTLLIRNISMPFDAYMKRHAASDKAFSKTV; from the coding sequence ATGCTTGATTTTGACAAATTTACGAAATATTCCAAGCCGGGCCCCCGGTACACCAGTTACCCTACGGCGCTCGAGTTCAGCGACGCATTCGGTTACGACGCGTATCTTTCCAAGCTTCACGCGCAGGACTCCTCGCGCCCCCTCTCTTTGTATTTTCACCTTCCTTTTTGCAAGAATGCCTGTTATTTTTGCGGCTGTAACGTCGTTTTTACCTCCAAAGAGGACAAAAAAGAGCGCTACATCGATTATCTGATCCGTGAGATGGCGATTCTCGCCGAACACATCGATGTCAATCGTCCGGTCATCCAGCTCCATTTCGGCGGGGGTACTCCCACTTTTTTCGATGCCGATCAGCTTCAGCGTATCATCGCAGCCATCAAAGGGCATTTCAAAAACTTCACGGCCGACGCCGAGATCAGCTGCGAAATCGACCCGCGCCACATCGACGAAGCGCAGATGAAAGTGATGGCGGATGCGGGGTTCAACCGCGTAAGCTTCGGGATCCAGGACTTCGATGAGAAAGTCCAGGTGGCGGTTCACCGCGTACAGCCTTACGACATTACCAAAGCGGCGATGGATTTGGCACGCAAATACAAGATGGTGAGCGTCAACGTCGACCTGATCTACGGATTGCCGTATCAGAGCCTGGAGACGTTTAAAAAGACCCTCGATCTGGCTGTTTCGCTCGATCCGGACCGTTTTGCCGTGTTCAACTATGCCCATGTGCCGTGGCTCAAAAAGACGATGCGCAAGATTGACGAGACGACGCTGCCGCATCCGAGCGAAAAACTCGCCATCATGCGTTACACGATCGACCATATGGCAGAGCGCGGCTACAAGATGATCGGGATGGATCATTTCGCCAAACCCGAGGATGAACTTTTCAAAGCGATTGAAAAAGGGGAGCTTCACCGCAATTTCCAGGGGTATACGACCAAAGGGGGGGCGGACCTGATCGGTATCGGCCTTACCAGCATCGGGGAGGGGGCTGATTATTACGCCCAGAATTTCAAGGAAATGGAAGCATACGAAGCCGCGATCGATGCGGGACGCCTGCCGCACGAGCGCGGCGTCGCCCTGAACACGGACGACCGTATCCGCCAATACGTCATCATGGAGCTGATGAGCAATTTCAAACTCGACATTCCCCGTTTTGAAGCGGCGTACGGGGTGAAATTCGCGGAGTATTTCGCCGATGCCCTCGACGCGCTGAAGCCGTTCGAGGCCGACGGACTGCTTACGATCACCCCGAATGCGATCGAATGCACCCCGACGGGGACGCTGTTAATCCGTAATATCTCGATGCCTTTCGATGCGTACATGAAACGTCATGCCGCATCTGACAAGGCGTTCAGCAAAACGGTGTAA
- a CDS encoding flavin reductase family protein: MIIDPTELKPDTVYKMMSNTIFPRPIAWISTAGEGGTNLAPYSYFIPVSTVPPCVMVSFGRHENGGLKDTIRNILDTQKATISLAHDVHASPIEASSEPLPYGVSESENCGIDMQTVLEAYPPMVADAQAALLCSLHQVTELKESLMTIAFLKIEHFYYAEGVVDERYNVHLHNIGRVGRDYLVGAKRIKV; the protein is encoded by the coding sequence GTGATAATCGATCCGACAGAACTCAAACCCGATACCGTCTACAAAATGATGAGCAATACGATCTTCCCCCGTCCGATCGCATGGATTTCGACAGCGGGGGAAGGGGGTACCAACCTCGCCCCCTACAGCTACTTTATCCCCGTCTCTACAGTGCCTCCGTGTGTCATGGTCTCTTTTGGACGGCATGAAAACGGCGGGCTTAAAGATACAATCCGCAACATCCTCGATACCCAAAAGGCGACGATATCCCTTGCGCACGATGTCCATGCCTCTCCCATTGAAGCGAGTTCCGAACCGCTTCCTTACGGTGTCAGCGAAAGCGAAAACTGCGGCATCGACATGCAAACGGTACTGGAAGCCTATCCTCCGATGGTCGCGGATGCACAGGCGGCATTGTTGTGTTCGTTGCATCAGGTTACCGAACTCAAAGAGAGCCTGATGACCATCGCTTTTTTGAAAATCGAGCATTTTTACTATGCAGAAGGGGTTGTGGACGAGCGCTACAACGTGCATCTGCACAACATCGGGCGTGTGGGTCGCGATTACCTCGTCGGCGCAAAACGGATCAAGGTGTAA
- a CDS encoding HugZ family protein — MTTVEVEAFLEMFQTLNIASLTPDGLPHASTAPYVRMGSDFYILISTVAQHGRNLLANPDVSLLFAEDESQCTQPFARKRVTIEAKASETVRTDPMYAAIIERFKAHFDPELVASLTQMGDFHLFRLSPSGGSVVMGFGKAYRLNEKLEVLTQIIGQHRKEKQ, encoded by the coding sequence ATGACGACGGTCGAGGTCGAAGCGTTCCTGGAAATGTTTCAAACCCTCAATATCGCTTCATTGACCCCCGATGGCCTGCCGCACGCAAGTACGGCACCGTACGTACGGATGGGGAGCGATTTTTATATCCTCATCAGTACCGTGGCCCAGCACGGACGCAATCTTCTAGCCAATCCCGACGTTTCGCTGCTGTTTGCCGAAGACGAATCGCAATGCACCCAACCCTTTGCCCGCAAGCGGGTGACGATAGAAGCCAAAGCTTCGGAAACCGTCCGCACCGATCCGATGTACGCTGCAATAATCGAGCGGTTCAAAGCTCATTTTGACCCGGAACTCGTTGCCTCGTTGACGCAGATGGGAGATTTTCACCTTTTCAGACTTTCCCCTTCGGGCGGGAGCGTCGTGATGGGATTTGGCAAAGCGTACCGGCTGAACGAAAAGCTTGAAGTGCTTACCCAAATCATCGGGCAGCACCGGAAGGAAAAACAGTGA
- a CDS encoding response regulator → MSPIKVLVVEDDEVTAVNLKMSLEKQGYDVVSTADNAVTARNKIKIYNPDIALIDIGLQKTMDGIELAQFIRDKHPLPFIYLTAHSDNDMLSKAKKTEPYGYIVKPFDPINLHTTIQMAIYRFKEEKKRNSNLDELKSDREQLEKLVYAKKLSDKPIVEFGDGYRHDIGLGETYYQDKKIKLTKKENAFIRLLVAQLGSVVDFEQAINYVWDTKGATDNSVRTLVWRLRAKLPTDVIKNASGVGYYLEE, encoded by the coding sequence ATGAGCCCAATCAAGGTACTGGTCGTCGAAGATGATGAAGTGACTGCGGTCAATTTGAAAATGTCGCTGGAAAAACAGGGGTACGACGTCGTATCCACCGCCGACAACGCGGTGACGGCCCGCAATAAGATCAAAATCTACAACCCCGACATTGCCCTGATCGATATCGGTCTGCAAAAAACGATGGACGGCATCGAGCTCGCACAGTTCATCCGGGACAAACATCCGCTCCCCTTTATCTACCTCACGGCCCATTCGGACAACGATATGCTCAGCAAAGCAAAAAAAACCGAGCCCTACGGTTACATCGTCAAGCCGTTCGATCCGATCAATCTTCACACGACGATCCAGATGGCGATTTACCGCTTCAAGGAAGAGAAAAAACGCAATTCCAATCTCGATGAGCTCAAATCGGACCGTGAACAACTCGAAAAACTGGTCTACGCCAAAAAACTCTCCGACAAGCCGATCGTCGAATTCGGCGACGGCTACCGCCATGATATCGGTTTGGGAGAGACCTATTACCAGGACAAAAAGATCAAACTGACCAAAAAAGAGAACGCGTTTATCCGCCTGCTTGTCGCCCAGCTTGGAAGCGTCGTCGATTTCGAGCAGGCGATCAACTATGTCTGGGATACCAAAGGGGCAACCGATAACAGCGTCCGCACCCTCGTCTGGCGCCTGCGGGCGAAACTCCCCACCGACGTCATCAAAAACGCCTCGGGCGTAGGATACTACCTCGAAGAATAG
- a CDS encoding peptide deformylase, whose product MIREIIRYPDPRIRLISANVRFFDSELRTAISDMIDTMKANDLEALTAILIGIQYNVIVMKEGDSYVPYVNARLIKQSEKAVFTERSLYYPGISVDVDRFTRVTVIYEDTEGNPRHRDLVGEEARRFQQYLDYAFGSTFVDRVDREMKRRIDDHLEFGLVADARGGSCPTVFVRDYFKKGAKWMMFVIAASFILPFVLSEQYAETVFRIDAAALATVPLLIIGYVLYAFYESRKYKQCTSCQTGNIIGTTAILGVQFLLIAAGVFFWIKP is encoded by the coding sequence ATGATCCGAGAGATTATCCGTTATCCCGATCCCCGCATCCGCCTGATCTCCGCCAATGTCCGTTTTTTTGATAGCGAACTGCGTACAGCGATCAGCGACATGATCGATACGATGAAGGCGAACGACCTCGAAGCCCTCACCGCGATTTTGATCGGCATCCAGTACAACGTTATCGTTATGAAAGAAGGGGACTCGTATGTCCCGTATGTGAACGCCCGATTGATCAAACAATCGGAAAAAGCGGTATTCACCGAACGCAGCCTCTATTACCCGGGTATCAGCGTCGACGTCGACCGTTTCACCCGCGTCACGGTCATTTATGAGGATACGGAGGGGAATCCGCGTCACCGGGACCTCGTCGGCGAAGAAGCCCGTCGATTTCAGCAGTATCTCGATTACGCTTTCGGGAGCACTTTCGTCGATCGGGTGGATCGTGAAATGAAGCGGCGTATCGACGATCATCTTGAATTCGGCCTGGTGGCCGATGCCCGGGGCGGAAGCTGTCCGACGGTATTCGTACGCGATTATTTCAAAAAAGGGGCGAAGTGGATGATGTTTGTCATCGCGGCAAGCTTCATCCTGCCGTTCGTTCTCTCTGAACAATACGCCGAAACGGTGTTCCGGATCGATGCCGCCGCATTGGCAACGGTGCCGCTGCTGATTATCGGGTACGTTCTGTATGCTTTTTACGAATCGCGGAAATACAAACAGTGTACCAGCTGCCAGACCGGAAATATCATCGGTACAACCGCTATTTTGGGTGTGCAGTTTCTGCTGATTGCGGCGGGCGTCTTTTTCTGGATCAAGCCATAA
- a CDS encoding ATP-binding protein — translation MNLPDLSQLQDARDVLIAEKESILVEWVSHEICSDILKRHEIDTDFFVNRYASNVFDYFMGVVSGEMEIGQCPVIADLIDYLKDKEIRADELFVLCTHFKRSVIDATYRLGVNAQAVFSTISYLFDQNFAGVLKLYTDTIYQKEQEALNASKAKEYFLSNMSHEIRTPLNAILGFVSLLRDETTNPRSQKYLDIISNSGETLLHIINDILDFSKLRSGEFTVDPQPFNIHDEISHTMELFVPSANSKSITLTSFIDPSIPYEMTADALRIKQILGNFLSNAIKFTDHAGVIHVEARYEEGTLYLSVSDQGIGIGPADQERIFDAFSQVQECGKQLQGGSGLGLSICRQLAVHMGGGIELQSSPGEGSVFTLKIPVTVNTECFISKFDPSRMANLRIALLGYPESEGYKLESLRRYWEHFGLKIEQIDSVDESADLLIFLESAIDEPKRTAIIERNIPSIAILDFLDDRYDTVGNIVPLTFPIYCTKLQSAFNEALEGTAREGVLPGSPCRGCGFEGNVLVAEDNSANQELIRIVLERYGLGYTIVSNGAEALKEFEQKEYDIVLMDEQMPVMDGNEATAAMLAYEAGSKRRHTPIVALTANVIKGARERAIQNGYDAFLGKPIVLREIEQVFERYLPSSPTVSKAPAKREENETFIDMDHLKSALMLDREQIEQLLEIYRVKMERSLDELREAIEAKSYEEIAFVAHSIKGSSSNFRFEELSRLARVIEESAAAGEEEFDFVEACEVLCGEFARRFPAKNAGYSSR, via the coding sequence ATGAATCTCCCCGATTTGTCGCAATTGCAGGATGCCAGAGATGTTTTGATCGCGGAGAAAGAGTCGATACTCGTCGAATGGGTTTCGCACGAGATCTGTTCGGATATTCTCAAACGCCACGAAATTGATACCGATTTTTTCGTCAACCGTTACGCATCGAACGTGTTCGATTATTTCATGGGGGTCGTTTCGGGAGAGATGGAGATCGGGCAGTGTCCCGTCATCGCCGATCTGATCGACTACCTCAAGGATAAAGAGATCCGGGCTGACGAGCTTTTCGTCCTTTGCACCCATTTCAAACGTTCCGTCATCGATGCCACCTATCGGCTCGGAGTAAATGCCCAGGCTGTTTTCAGCACGATCAGCTACCTGTTTGATCAGAATTTTGCCGGGGTTCTCAAACTTTACACCGATACGATCTACCAAAAAGAGCAGGAAGCCCTCAACGCGTCGAAAGCGAAAGAGTACTTTCTTTCGAACATGTCGCACGAGATACGTACGCCGCTCAACGCCATTTTGGGGTTCGTTTCACTGCTGCGGGATGAAACGACCAACCCGAGATCGCAAAAATACCTCGACATTATCTCCAACAGCGGTGAAACGCTGCTGCACATCATCAACGACATCCTCGATTTCTCGAAACTCCGCAGCGGAGAGTTCACCGTCGATCCGCAACCGTTTAACATTCATGACGAGATTTCTCACACGATGGAACTCTTCGTCCCCAGCGCCAATTCCAAAAGTATCACCCTCACCAGTTTTATCGATCCTTCGATCCCCTATGAGATGACGGCTGACGCGCTGAGGATCAAGCAGATACTGGGGAATTTTTTGAGCAACGCCATCAAATTTACCGATCATGCCGGGGTGATCCACGTCGAAGCGCGGTATGAAGAGGGAACTCTCTATCTCTCCGTTAGCGATCAGGGGATCGGGATCGGACCGGCCGATCAGGAGAGAATTTTCGATGCCTTTTCCCAGGTCCAGGAGTGCGGTAAGCAGCTTCAGGGCGGAAGCGGACTGGGACTGTCCATCTGCCGTCAGCTGGCCGTTCACATGGGCGGGGGGATCGAACTCCAATCCTCGCCCGGAGAGGGAAGCGTATTTACCCTCAAAATTCCCGTGACGGTCAACACGGAGTGTTTCATATCGAAGTTCGACCCCTCGCGGATGGCAAATCTCAGGATCGCGCTGCTGGGTTATCCTGAATCGGAAGGGTACAAACTCGAGTCGCTTCGACGCTACTGGGAACATTTCGGCTTGAAGATCGAGCAGATAGATTCGGTGGACGAATCGGCCGATCTGCTGATTTTTCTCGAAAGCGCGATCGACGAGCCCAAGCGCACAGCCATCATCGAACGCAATATCCCCTCGATCGCCATTCTCGATTTTCTCGACGACCGTTACGACACGGTCGGAAACATCGTCCCCCTGACTTTCCCCATTTACTGCACCAAGCTCCAAAGCGCCTTCAACGAAGCGCTCGAAGGTACGGCACGCGAGGGCGTCCTGCCCGGGAGCCCGTGTCGTGGCTGCGGATTTGAGGGGAACGTCCTCGTTGCCGAAGACAACAGTGCCAACCAGGAGCTGATCCGGATCGTCCTGGAACGTTACGGCCTGGGGTACACAATCGTCTCCAACGGGGCCGAAGCGCTCAAAGAGTTCGAACAAAAAGAGTACGACATCGTACTGATGGACGAACAGATGCCCGTGATGGACGGTAACGAGGCGACGGCAGCCATGTTGGCGTACGAAGCTGGATCAAAGCGCCGGCACACCCCGATCGTCGCCCTGACCGCCAATGTGATCAAAGGGGCACGGGAAAGGGCGATCCAAAACGGGTACGATGCCTTTTTGGGCAAGCCGATCGTCTTGCGGGAGATCGAACAGGTCTTCGAGCGTTATCTCCCAAGCAGCCCCACGGTTTCCAAAGCTCCTGCCAAAAGGGAAGAGAACGAAACCTTCATCGACATGGACCACCTCAAAAGTGCGCTGATGCTGGACCGGGAACAGATCGAGCAGTTGCTCGAAATTTACCGTGTGAAAATGGAGCGTTCGCTCGATGAACTTCGCGAAGCGATCGAGGCGAAATCGTACGAGGAGATCGCGTTCGTGGCCCATTCGATCAAAGGTTCCAGCAGCAATTTCCGTTTTGAAGAACTTTCGCGTCTGGCACGGGTGATCGAGGAATCGGCGGCGGCGGGGGAAGAGGAATTCGATTTCGTCGAAGCCTGTGAAGTGTTGTGCGGCGAATTTGCTCGGAGGTTTCCGGCGAAAAATGCCGGCTATTCTTCGAGGTAG